Proteins encoded together in one Impatiens glandulifera chromosome 1, dImpGla2.1, whole genome shotgun sequence window:
- the LOC124918934 gene encoding uncharacterized protein LOC124918934 — translation MLSIQNSSPLIPQLEISGLKSSDETLVPSSSSTSFDNNKVVSIPDEHVLTKGPTINKFSIRDYVFKSRSKDIKNSWPFSEKSLQICLKNDVKHLLPPFQSFDSMKNHYNSRFDEEDEVVIVNNDSHQQEETPIFPIPCSSSVIINKPENTLQPPPPPPVKKCRVVNRLDPNSKELVDTMNFADHAMVSKICPVCKIFSSSSNTTLNAHIDQCLSTESSNDKLATSDPRPPPPPTTSKNKIKPRKMRLMVDIYVTARHCTLEELDRRNGTSWATRPMPIREEAIDKSHHKEEKLSVSKAVVQKDNNSDDGEVYIDANGTKLRILSKSDDKPVEGSTTNKILPGSKKRLHHRHHHMQKLQKPLKLADPQSKKASFPKSSNNLEIPRDPEMNFTSRKSCNVSEKTEKSFKAQQHKKDRDFTPIKKWACAKRTNFFNRTARKEDSPQKLGLECHSSDGPVMENSFSNKRIRNSFESITPFSSPESSERMEKTCDKVKQPLNRISSFHGGLKGGDTHEIDNAGDGQPNELALDLHRSSSEKSKKFSSLRSEDNNSAKRKILVKKRRRVASNSGEELEGIHIPSPQTIGSLSGNFHKEGNPQTSLSNSLVNPLCLLEDNMSDDHDHDLYNANHEMGNPLILDLEEVDHDHDRVITGNESSNYFHGVDPIPIPGPPGSFLPSPSPMDHMGGTDELHGNNSSLTNSSLPESCENQYLDNHDHVDNVRDSSDSPTSLASTISSRENFSKVNPPDATNNIIHSEKLADQLCCCAARKDQDVIWKQMTSEDPNRNRLDHGIHGPDHESLKNLKLDPDLIIKFPINGECSTSSVSPSSPNPVLRLMGKNLMVVNKDDNSSMQQQQQYRPQWTSDSINPIQQQLAVNTNNHMAYQQAAPVFNLSSEYNRVENHQPFDHVRSYNNSGFDNSISHLVGSYNFVNDPPFRRPTPSAAAASAYHHDPMKEIIVIDDTPETTKTDSDSDVLMGGSGTRQNWVRPMVPANNTNMSSREKILPFYRYHHHQTQNSGLPYGGILPSTPTNGSFQMPMTRLNRNSEGSSNSNMQTAQINPNLVAATTLPSASHPGGMLYYSRGFS, via the exons ATGTTATCCATTCAAAATTCTTCACCACTCATTCCTCAATTAGAAATTTCCGGTCTTAAAAGCAGTGATGAGACGCttgttccttcttcttcttccaccTCCTTTGATAATAACAAAGTTGTTTCCATCCCAGATGAACATGTATTGACCAAGGGCCCAACAATTAACAAATTCTCTATAAG GGATTACGTTTTCAAATCTCGGAGCAAGGATATCAAGAATAGTTGGCCATTTTCAGAGAAAAGTTTGCAGATTTGCTTGAAGAATGATGTCAAACATCTGTTGCCACCTTTCCAATCTTTTGATTCCAtgaaaaatcattataatagccgctttgatgaagaagatgaagtagTAATAGTAAATAATGATAGTCATCAACAAGAAGAGACTCCTATATTTCCTATTCCATGCAGTTCATCTGTAATTATCAACAAACCCGAGAATACCCTTcaacctcctcctcctcctccagtTAAGAAGTGTAGGGTTGTTAATCGTCTTGATCCGAACTCAAAGGAATTGGTAGATACTATGAATTTTGCTGATCATGCAATGGTTTCCAAAATTTGCCCGGTTTGTAAGATTTTCTCTTCGTCTTCAAACACAACCTTGAATGCTCATATCGATCAATGTCTTTCCACTGAATCATCAAACGACAAGCTGGCAACGTCAGATCCTAGGCCACCACCACCACCGACGACTTCCAAGAACAAAATAAAGCCTAGGAAGatgagattgatggttgataTCTATGTCACTGCCAGACATTGTACTTTGGAAGAGTTGGATAGGAGAAACGGAACTAGCTGGGCCACGAGGCCCATGCCCATTCGAGAGGAAGCCATCGACAAGTCTCATCATAAGGAGGAGAAGCTTTCGGTTTCTAAGGCTGTTGTTCAGAAAGATAATAACAGTGATGATGGTGAAGTTTACATTGATGCCAATGGCACGAAACTGAGGATTCTATCGAAATCTGATGATAAACCGGTTGAGGGTTCTACTACCAACAAGATTTTGCCAGGTAGTAAGAAAAGGcttcatcatcgtcatcatcatatGCAGAAGCTCCAAAAACCTTTGAAACTTGCTGATCCTCAGAGCAAAAAGGCCAGCTTTCCCAAGTCTTCAAATAATCTAGAG ATTCCTAGAGATCCCGAAATGAATTTCACATCCAGGAAAAGTTGCAATGTTTCTGAAAAAACGGAGAAGTCATTTAAAGCACAGCAACATAAGAAAGACCGCGATTTCACACCAATAAAGAAATGGGCATGTGCTAAACGCACCAATTTCTTTAACAGGACTGCCAGAAAAGAAGACTCTCCTCAGAAGCTAGGTCTCGAATGTCATTCCTCAGATGGTCCAGTCATGGAAAATAGTTTTTCCAATAAAAGGATTCGGAACTCGTTTGAGAGTATTACTCCATTTTCATCTCCTGAAAGCAGTGAAAGAATGGAGAAGACTTGTGATAAAGTGAAACAACCATTAAACCGAATCAGTTCCTTTCACGGTGGCCTCAAAGGAGGCGATACTCATGAAATCGACAATGCTGGTGATGGTCAGCCGAATGAATTAGCTCTTGATCTTCATCGTTCTTCTTCGGAAAAATCCAAGAAGTTCTCCTCTTTGCGTTCTGAAGACAACAATAGCGCAAAAAGAAAAATTCTTGTAAAGAAGAGGAGGAGAGTTGCATCCAACAGTGGAGAAGAACTAGAAGGAATTCACATTCCTTCTCCCCAAACCATTGGATCTTTGTCGGGTAATTTTCACAAAGAAGGGAATCCTCAAACTAGTTTGAGCAACTCATTGGTCAATCCTTTGTGCCTGTTGGAAGATAATATGAGcgatgatcatgatcatgatctgTATAATGCAAATCATGAAATGGGTAATCCTTTGATATTGGATCTGGAAGAGgttgatcatgatcatgatcggGTAATTACAGGAAACGAAAGTAGTAATTACTTCCATGGTGTCGATCCTATACCTATTCCCGGACCTCCTGGGTCGTTTCTACCCAGTCCAAGCCCGATGGATCATATGGGTGGGACGGATGAACTTCACGGGAATAATTCGTCGCTAACTAACAGCAGTCTACCCGAATCTTGTGAAAATCAGTACCTTGATAATCATGATCATGTTGATAACGTCAGAGATTCATCGGATTCTCCAACTTCTCTAGCATCAACCATCTCTAGCAGAGAAAACTTTTCAAAGGTTAATCCTCCTGATGcgacaaataatattattcattcaGAGAAATTAGCCGATCAATTATGCTGCTGCGCTGCTAGGAAAGATCAGGACGTTATATGGAAACAGATGACGAGTGAAGATCCAAACAGAAATAGGCTAGATCATGGTATCCATGGCCCTGATCATGAATCTTTGAAAAACCTCAAACTTGATCCTGACCTAATAATAAAGTTCCCCATCAATGGTGAATGCAGTACTTCTTCTGTAAGTCCATCATCCCCGAATCCAGTTCTCAGGCTAATGGGAAAGAATCTGATGGTAGTGAACAAAGATGATAATAGTTCAATGCAGCAGCAACAACAATATCGTCCACAATGGACGTCAGATTCGATTAATCCGATTCAACAACAGCTGGCTGTCAACACCAATAATCACATGGCATATCAACAAGCAGCACCCGTCTTTAATTTAAGTTCTGAATACAATCGGGTCGAGAATCATCAACCTTTTGATCATGTCCGATCTTATAATAATAGTGGGTTTGATAACTCAATATCTCATTTGGTCGGTTCATATAATTTTGTAAACGACCCACCATTCAGGAGACCGACTccttctgctgctgctgcttctgCTTATCATCATGATCCCATGAAGGAGATAATTGTCATTGACGACACGCCTGAAACTACTAAAACTGACTCGGATTCCGACGTATTAATGGGTGGGAGTGGAACGAGACAGAACTGGGTGAGGCCAATGGTACCTGCAAACAATACTAATATGAGTTCAAGGGAGAAGATCCTCCCGTTTTATAggtatcatcatcatcaaacccAGAATTCAGGTCTTCCTTATGGTGGAATATTGCCGTCAACACCTACTAATGGTAGCTTCCAAATGCCTATGACGAGGTTGAACCGCAACTCAGAGGGATCATCGAATTCGAATATGCAGACTGCTCAGATCAATCCTAATTTAGTGGCTGCTACTACTCTACCTTCTGCAAGTCATCCTGGAGGAATGTTATACTATTCTCGCGGGTTTTCATAG